The region TTCGCCGCGAAGGCGCGCTACCAGGGCGCAGGCTCGTCGCTGATCAGCCCCACCCGCCTCGACAACGCGCTCGACGAGATCCGCGCACTCGCCACCGGCGACGTGTCGTATGCGCAGGGCTTCAGCGTCGCGGTCGACGTCTCCGCCGAGGAGACCGCGACGCTGCGCGACGAGGCCGTGGCCGCGGCATCCGTCGCCGAGGTCGCCGTCGTCTTCCTCGGGCTGCCCGCCCGCTTGGAGTCGGAGGGCTATGACCGAGCCGACATCGACCTGCCGGCCGAGCAGCTCGACCTCCTCGATGCCGTGCTCGCGGTGAACCCGAACGTGGTCGTCGTGCTCTCGAACGGCGGCGTCGTCGCGCTGCCGTTCGCCGGTCGCGTCCCCGCGATCCTCGAGGGCTGGCTGCTCGGCCAGGCCGGCGGCGGCGCGACCGCCGACGTGCTCTTCGGCGAGGTCTCCCCGTCGGGCAAGCTCACCGAGACCATTCCGCAGCGCCTCGAGGACACCCCCGCGTACCTCGACTTCCCCGGCGAGTTCTCGCACGTGCGGTACGCGGAGGGCCTGCACGTCGGGTACCGCTGGTACGACTCGCGCCGCATCGACGTCGCCTTCCCGTTCGGGCACGGCCTGTCGTACACGACGTTCGCGTACGGGGATGCCTCTGCTGCGGTCGTCGCGTCGGGCGACATCGCCGTCACCGTGCCGGTCACGAACACCGGCGATCGCGCCGGCCGTGAGGTCGTGCAGGTCTACACCTCGCTCCCGGGCGGCTCGGTGCAGCGGCCGGTGCGCGAACTCAAGGCGTTCGCATCGGTGTCGCTCCATCCGGGCGAGACCGCCGACGTCGTCGTCACGGTGCGTCGCAAGGACCTCGCCTACTGGGACGTGCGCGTCGACGAGTGGGTCGTCGAGGGCGGCGACTACGTCGTCGACGTGGCTGCGTCGAGCCGCGACATCCGCTCGTCGGCGATCGTCGCCGTCGAGGGCGACCCGGTCGTGCTGCCGCTGTCGCGCACGTCGTCGCTCGCCGAGGTGTTCGCCCACCCGATCGCGGGCCCGATTGTGCAGGCCGCGATGGCCGACATGATGGGCGCGATGGGGGGAGCGGCCTCGGTCATGCCCGAGGGCGTCGACATGATGGAGATGATGGGGTCGTTCCCGATCGGGCGACTCGGGATGCTCGCAGGCCTCGCCCCCGCGGGTGACGACGGTCAGGGCGGGATCAGCGCCGAGATGATCGACGGCCTCATCGCGATGGCCAACGCGCCGCAGCAGAGCTGACCGTGGGCAGGAGGGGCTCGCCGTCGCCGGCGGCCCCTCCCGTCGACCCGGGTCGGACGCGGCGTCAGACGGTGTGCGAGATCCAGGCGATCGCGGCGGCCTCGTCGGCCGCCGCGAACACGCGCACGTCGAGCCTGGTGAACGCGGTGAGCATGCCGACCGCGAACGCGAGCCCCTCGTGGTCGGACACGATCGCCAGGCGCCCCCACTCGTGACGGTCGCGCAGGCCGAGTGCCGCATCGCGCAGTGCGACGCCGGGTTCGAATCCGGCCACGTCGTCGATCACCGCGACGACGTCGATCGGACCGCCGGCCCGTGCCGCCTCGGCGATGCGGGTCTCGACGACGTCGCGGTACTCGTCGACGGTCACCTCGCCTCCGACGCGGAAGCCGACGGCGCCCGAGGGCAGGTCCGGGATCTCGGTGAGCATGCGCTCAGCGTAGGCGGCGTGCCGTCGACCGGGCAACGGCGGCGGGCCGGGTCATCGTGATCAGCTCCGCAGGAACGCCAGCAGCGCCTCGTTGACCTCGGCGCCGTGCGTCCAGAGCAGCCCGTGCGGGGCGCCCTCGATCTCGACGTAGGTGGCATCCGGGAGCAGTTGCTTGAACCGCCGCGCGGTCGCGTCGATGGGCAGGATGTTGTCGGCGGTGCCGTGGAGGATCAGGGCCGGCACGTCGATCTGCGGGATGTCTGCGCGGAAGTCGGTCGGCCACGTCAGCGGCGCCGCGGCGATCGCGGTGTTGCCCGCCCGCGTCGCCGTCTGCACGCTCGCGTCGACGGCCTCCTGCGAGATCCGCGAGCCGAGTGTGTCGTCGAGGTTGTAGAAGTCGCGGAAGAACCCCGCGATGAACGCGTACCGGTCCTCGCGGACGGTGGCGGCGATCCCGTCGAAGAACTCCTGGGGCCCGGCGCCGTCGGGGTTGTCGTCGGTCTTCAGCAGATAGGGCTCGAGCGAGCCGAGGAAGGCGGCCTTCGCAACGCGCGCGCTGCCGTAGCGCGACAGGTAGCGCGCGACCTCGCCGGTGCCCATCGAGAAGCCCACGAGCACCGCCTCGCGCAGGTCGAGGTCTTCCATGAGCGCGTGCAGGTCGGCCGCGAACGTGTCGTAGTCGGACCCTGTTCCGGTCTTGGTCGACGCACCGAACCCGCGGCGGTCATAGGCGATGACGCGGTACCCCGCATCGAGCAGAGCGGCCTGCTGCTTGCCCCATGACTCGCCGTCGAGGGGGAAGCCGTGGATCAGCACGACCGGCTGCCCCGACCCCTGGTCGGTGTAGTAGAGCTCGACGTCGACCGAGTTCTCGGTCGCCACGGTGATGTAGGCCACGCTCGTTCCTTCCGGGCCGAGGACGGATGCCGCGGTCCCGCGTACGACGCTAGGCCGCGGTATCCGTCAACGAAAGGCCTTGACGCGGAGCACCCGATGAACTTCCCGGGTCGCCGTGGTTCGGCCCGGGCGGTGACTGCGGGTCAGTCGCGGGCGGCGCCGGCGGACGGGGTGACGGTGAAGATCGTCGGGACGGCGAAGCCGCGCTCGGCGAACGCCGCGATCGCGGCATCCGTCACCGCGGCGACGTCGGCGTGCTCGACCAGGGCGATCGCAGCACCGCCGAAGCCCCCGCCGGTCATGCGCGCACCGAGGGCGCCGGCGGCCAGTGCCGCATCGACGGCGGTGTCGAGCTCGGGAACCGAGATCTCGAAGTCGTCGCGCATCGACACGTGGGAGGCCACCAGCAGGTCGCCGATGGCGCGCGGGCCCGTCTCGCGCAGCGCCTGCACGGTGTCGAGCACGCGCTGGTTCTCGGTCACGATGTGGCGGGCGCGACGGAAGGTGACCTCGTCGACGAGCTCGGCGAGTCGGGGCAGATCGGCCTCGGAGACGTCGCGCAGAGCCGGCACGCCGAACGCGGCGGCCGCGCGCTCGCACGCGGCCCGGCGCTCGCGGTAGCCACCGGTCGAGTGCGCGTGCTTGACGTTGGTGTCGATCACGACGAGGTCGAGACCGGCCGCCGTGAACCCGAGGTCGACGGTCTGGGTCTCGAGCGAGCGGCAGTCGAGGAAGATCGCCGCATCGGGCTGACCGAGCATCGAAGCCATCTGGTCCATGATCCCGGTCGGGGCGCCGACCGCCTCGTTCTCGGCACGACGGCCGGCCTGGGCGAGCGTGACGCGGTCGAGTCCCAGCTGCCACAGGTCGTTGAGGGCCGACGCGGTCGCGCCCTCGATCGCGGCCGACGACGACAGGCCCGCGCCCACGGGAACGTCGGAGGCGAAGGCGAGCTCGACACCGGGGACGTCGCGGGGATCGCGGCGGGCGGCATCCAGCAATGCCCAGGCGATGCCGAGCGGGTACCGGGCCCACTCGGTGACCTCGTCGCGGCGGGCGGGGAAGAGCGCGCTCAGATCGGAGAGGGGGGCCTCGACGGCGTCGCCGTCGAACGTCGAGATGACGATCGCGGTGGCGTCTTCGCGCAGACGCGCGGCCACATGGGTGCGGTGCTCGATCGCGAACGGCAGCACGAAGCCGTCGTTGTAGTCGGTGTGCTCGCCGATGAGGTTCGCGCGGCCGGGAGCCGACCACGTGCCGGCGGGCTCGCCGCCGAAGGTCGCGGTGAACAGCTCGGTCGCGGCGGTGCGAGCGGGGGCGGCGGGAAGGGTCATTCGGTCACCTCGGGGATGGACTGGACTGCCGCGCGCAGACGTTCTGCGGCGGCCTCGGGGGGGACGTCGCCGATCCAGGCGCCCATGGCGGCCTCCGATCCGGCGAGGAACTTGAGCTTGTCGGCGGCGCGGCGCGGGCTCGTGAGCTGCAGGTGCAGGCGCGCGACGTCGCGGCCGCGGCGCACCGGCGCCTGGTGCCACGCGGCGATGTACGGCGTGGGCGTGTCGTAGAGCGCGTCGATGCCGCGGAGCAGCCGCAGGTAGAGCGGGGCGAGCTCGTCGCGCTCGGCGTCGGTGGTCTCGGCGAAGTCGGGCACGTGGCGGTGGGGCAGGAGGTGCACCTCGAGCGGCCAGCGCGCCGCGAACGGCACGAAGGCGGTCCAGTGCTCGCCGGTGAGGATGACGCGGTCGGAGGAGCGCTCGTGCTGGAGGATGCGCTCGAACAGGTCGTCGCCCTCGCGCTCGATCGAGCGGAGCAGGCTCGTCGTGCGCGGCGTCACGTACGGGTAGGCGTAGATCTGCCCGTGCGGGTGGGGGAGGGTGACCCCGATGGCCTCGCCGCGGTTCTCGAACGGGAAGACCTGCTCGATGCCGGGGAGCGCCGACAGCGCGGCGGTGCGGTCCGCCCACGCCTCGATGACGGTGCGGGCGCGGGTGCGCGACTGGGTGCCGAACGATCCGGCGTGCTCGGGGCTGAAGCACACGACCTCGCAGCGCCCGACGCTCGTGCGGGTGCGGCCGAGGCCGGGCGCGTCGAGGTCGTCGAGGCCTCGAGGGGCGTCGTCGGCCGCGGGCGCGTCGCCGTGGGCGACGGCGAGGGCCGGGCCGAAGGAGGGGCTCTTGTTCTCGAAGACGGCGACGTCGTAGCGGCTCGGGATCTCGCTCGGGTTCGCGGGTGTCTGCGGGGCGAGCGGGTCGAACTCGGCGGGCGGCATGAAGGCGCGGTTCTGGCGGGCTGCCGCGACCGAGATCCAGTCGCCGGTGAGCACGTCGCGGCGCATGGTCGCGGTCGCCGGGCGCGGGTCGAGGGTGCGGGCGTCGGCAGCGCGCTCGGCGCCGAGCGTCGTGCCGGGGTCGTCGAAGTAGATGAGCTCGCGGCCGTCGTCGAGGCGCGTGGCGCGCTTGACGACGCCGCCTCCGAGGGTGACGGGGGTGTGGTCGGCGACGCCGGCCGGGCCTGCGGCGTCGGTGGGGGCGACTGCGGCGTCGGTGGGGGCGGACTCGAACTCCGGAATGTTCACGTCAACACGGTAGCAATCACGCGTGGTAACGTCAACATCGACCGGATCAGTGGAGTTCTGCCCGCGGCCGGCAGCGACCAGACGGGGGTGCGCATGCAGCGACGGGTGTCGATGGCCGATGTCGCGGCCCTCGCAGGGGTGTCGGGGCAGACCGTGTCGCGGGTCGTCAACGACAGCCCGCGCGTCGATCCGGCGACCCGCGCCCGCGTGGAGGTGGCCATGGCCGACCTCGGATACCGGCCGCATCGTGCTGCTCGGGCGCTGCGCACCGGCCGCACCCAGACCCTCGGGCTCGTCGTGTCGACGCTCGAGACGGTCGGGAACTTTCGGATGCTGCAGGCCGTGACCGCCGCCGCCACCGCGCGCGGCTTCGCCGTGACCATCGTCACCGTTGGCGCCGCCGGAGAGCTCGAGGACGCCTTCGAGCGCCTCCGCGACCAGGGCGTCGACGGCGCGGTCGTGCTCAACGAGGCGACCGCGATCGCCCGGGGTTCGACGCTCCCCGCCGATCTGCGGCTGGTGGTCGTCGACTCGGCGCCCGACGGCCGGGTCTCGATCGTGCAGTCCGACCATGCCGCGGGTGCCCGGGCGGCGACCGGGCATCTGCTCGCCCTCGGCCACGCGACGGTGCACCACCTCGCCGGGCCCGACGGCTCGTTCGCCGCCTCCGAGCGCGAGCGGGGCTGGCGCGAGGCGCTCATCGCGGCGGGCGCACCCGTCGCCGAGCCCGTGCGCGGCGACTGGTCATCGGCGTCGGGCCATGTCGCGGCATCCGCGTTCGACGCCGATGTCACCGCGGTGTTCGCCGCGAACGACCAGTCGGCCCTCGGACTGCTGCGCGGACTCGCCGAGTCCGGCCGCGACGTGCCGGGCGACGTGAGCGTGGTGGGCTTCGACGACGTCGCGGACGCCGCCGACTATCGGCCCCCCCTCACCACCGTGCGACAGCGGTTCGACGTGCTCGGGGAGCGTGCGGTGGCGACGCTGGTCGATGGCCTCGACGACGCGCGCGGCCAGGTCGACGAGGCGGTGCCGACGCAGCTCGTCGTGCGGGCGAGCACCGCTTCGCCGACGCGCTGAGTGCGGATGCCAGGAGGCATCCGCACTCAGGCGCGTGCGCGGGTCAGCCGGCGTTGCGGCGCGCGGCCCAGCCGGTCTCGACCATCTCGTCGACCGTGTAGCGCATCTGCCAGTCGAGGTCGCGGGCCGCGAGCTCGCCGGTGGCGACGATGCGGTCGGGGTCGCCCGGGCGGCGGGGCGACACCTCGGGCGTGAAGTCGATGCCGGTGACCCGAGCCATCGCGTCCATGATCTGCTTCACCGACAGGCCGTTCTGCGAACCGAGGTTGTAGGCGGCCTCCACCGGCTCGCCGTCGGCGAGACGCTGGGCGGCGATGACGTGGGCGGCCGCGATGTCGGCCACGTGCACATAGTCGCGCACGTTCGTGCCGTCGGGGGTGTCGTAGTCGTCGCCGAAGATCTTCGGGGTGCGCCCGTCGAGGAGCGCCTCGAACACGAGCGGGAACAGGTTGTGCGGGCTGGTGTCGTACACCGACGGGTCGCCCGAGCCGACGACGTTGAAGTACCGGAGCGACGTGTGGCGCAGCGGCGCATCCGTCTCCGCCGTCGCGACGCCCTGATCGCGGATCAGCCACTCGCCGATCAGCTTCGACTCGCCGTACGGCGAAGCCGGGCGCTTGGGGAGGTCTTCGGTCACGAGCGGCACGTCGGGCGTTCCGTATACGGCGGCGCTCGACGAGAACACCAGGTTCGTCACGCCCGCGGCCGCCATCGACTCGAGGAGCACGCGCGTGCCCTCGACGTTCTGCGCGTAGGTGTGGAGCGGGCGCTTGACCGACACTCCCGCGTACTTGTAGCCGGCGAGGTGGATGACGCCTTCGACGCCGTTGTCGCGCAGCGCGCCCTCGACGGCTTCGCGGTCGAGGATCGACGCGCGCACGAACGGCACGCCCTCGGGAACGAACGACTCGTGCCCGCTCGAGAGGTCGTCGATGACGACGGGCGCGAGGCCCGCTTCGGCGAGAGCGCGGACGACGTGGGCGCCGATGTAGCCGGCACCTCCGGTGACGAGCCAGGACATGGTTCTCCTCGGGGTGTGACGGTGGGGGAGGCCGCATGCGCGGTCGGGTCCATTGTGCACGCTCGCGAGGTGCGGTGCCGAACCGCGGTCGGCCGGGTGCGTCGCGCGCTCGCGCCCGGAGTGCGACGCCGCCGGTGTCAGTCCGCCGACGCGGCCCAGCGGGCGGCCTGCCGGATGAGCGTGCGCAGCGTGGGCGACTCGTACGCCCGAGCGTCGTGCCCGAACGCCGAGACCACGGCGCGCACCGGCTGCTCGCGCGCCCACACGATCGGGTGGCTCACGCCGTCGATCTCGTGCTTCACGAGCACCACTGCGCCGGGGTCGACGACGAGGTCGCTGTAGAGCTCGTCGAACAGCTCGATCGTCTCGAGACCCGCCGTGACCGGATGCGTCGCGTCGGCGACCGGAATCGTCGCCGGACCGATGGGCGGATGCCACGAGGTGCCGGCTGTCCACTCCCCGCCGATCGCCTCGCGATACTGCGGGTAGTCGCGCAGCGACGCGGTGGCGGCGTGGAGGGCGAGGATGCCGATGCCGGCGTCGAGCGCCCGGGCGAGGCCTGCCGACGCCGCGGCGTCGCGGTACGGCACGGGGTCGGCCGTGCCCTCGGGCGCGTTGCGCCAGGGGTCGCCGGCGGCGACGACGAGCAGGTCGACGTCGTCGAGGTGCGCGAGCGCGTGGTCGACGTCGTCGTCGACGGTGACGTCGAACCCGTCGGCGCGCAGGATCTCGTCAGCGGCGGCGGCGGTCTCGGCGAACGGATGCCACGGGTCGGCGTACCGCCCGGTGCCGACGGCGATCAGCGCGTGCAGGGCCTTCGACGGCATGATGTCTCCTCGGGGATCACCGGCAGGATAGCGCTTTCCCACATTATCCGCGACAATGGACGGATGCCGCACACGGTCGTGATCGCACCCGACAGCTTCAAGGGGTCGATCCCCGCCGCCGCCGCAGCCGCCGCTCTGTCAGCAGGATGGCACGACGAGCGCCCCGACGACGAGATCCGCCTCCTCCCGATGGCCGACGGCGGAGAGGGCACGCTCGACGCGTTCGCCGCCGCCGTGCCCGGAGCTGTGCGGATGGCGGTCGCCGTGACGGGCCCCGAGGGCACGCCGGTCGAGGCATCCTGGCTGCTCCTGCCGCCGACGCCCGATGCGCCCGCGGGCACCGGTGTGGTCGAACTCGCGTCGACGAGCGGGATCGAGCTGCTCGGCACGCCGCCGCGGCTGCGCGCGCTCGATGCCGACACCCGCGGCTTCGGCGAGACCGTCGCCGCCGCCCTCGCCCACGGCGTGAGCCGGCTCGTGCTCGGGATCGGGTCGAGCGCCTCGACCGACGGAGGGGTCGGGATGCTCCGCGCACTCGGTGCGACCTTCATCGGCGCCGACGGCGAGCCGATCGCACCCGGAGGACGCGGCCTCGATCGCGTCGTCGCCGCCGACCTCGGCGGACTGCCGCCGCTTCCCGCAGGCGGCGTGCAGGTGCTGAGCGACGTCACCAATCCGCTCCTCGGACGCCGCGGAGCGGCCGCGGTGTTCGGCCCGCAGAAGGGGGCGACCGAAGCCGACGTCGAGCGGCTCGACGCGGGGCTTGCGCGATTCGCCGCCGTCGTCGGCGCCGACCGCGCGGACCCCGCCACCCCCGGCGCGGGAGCCGCCGGCGGCACCGGCTTCGGGCTCCTGGCCTGGGGCGCCGCGCTCGTGCCCGGTTCGACCGCGGTCGCCGAGCTCATCGGGCTGCGCGGCGCCGTGGCCGACGCATCCGTCGCCGTCACGGGCGAGGGCTCGTTCGACGGCCAGTCGGCCGCGGGCAAGGTGCCCGCCCACGTCGCTGCCCTCGCCGCGGAGGCGGGGGTGCCGGTGGGGCTCGTCGCGGGGCGGATCGCCGACGATGCCGACGTGTCGGCCTTCGGGGCGACGGCATCGCTCACCGCGCTGTCGGGATCGTCCGACGCGGCGATGGGCGAACCGGCGCGCTGGCTCCGTGCCGCCGGCGCCGCCCTCGCGCGCGAACTCGGCTGAGGGCGCGGCGGGCGCGTTTCGTCTCGCTGCGCTCGCTCAACGACCGGTGTTGGGTCGGGGGCGTTTCGTCTCGCTGCGCTCGCTCAACGACCGGTGTTGGGATGGGGCGTTTCGTGTCGCTGCGCTCGCTCAACGACCGGGGATCGCTGCGCTCGCTCAACGACCGGGGATCGCTGCGCTCGCTCAACGACCGGGGATCGCTGCGCTCGCTCAACGGCCGGGATGGTGTCGGTCGTTGAGCGAGGAGCGCAGCGACGAGACGAAACGCGGTGGCGTTGCCCCGCGGAACGACCCGCCTACGGGACCTGGAGCACGCCGTTGCGGCGGT is a window of Microbacterium terrae DNA encoding:
- a CDS encoding glycoside hydrolase family 3 C-terminal domain-containing protein, which produces MTDISTIDGARAASVADLTLEEKASLTSGASFWNTKAIERVAIPALMVTDGPHGLRKQREGGDHLGLGDSVPATCFPPAVGLGSSWDVDLIERVGRALGTETSIENVAVLLGPGINIKRSPLCGRNFEYLSEDPIVSGVLGAAIVRGIQSMGVGTSLKHFAANNQEADRMRASSDVDPRPLREIYLRGFQRVVEDAQPWTVMCSYNRINGVYASEDPWLLTQVLRDEWGFEGLVVSDWGAVNDRVTGLAAGMDLEMPSSNGVTDAQIVAAVEAGTLDESVVDVAAGRVLDLVRKAQAGAGLIEGPLDVDAHHALAREAAGSSIVLLKNDGGVLPLAKDAGIAVIGAFAAKARYQGAGSSLISPTRLDNALDEIRALATGDVSYAQGFSVAVDVSAEETATLRDEAVAAASVAEVAVVFLGLPARLESEGYDRADIDLPAEQLDLLDAVLAVNPNVVVVLSNGGVVALPFAGRVPAILEGWLLGQAGGGATADVLFGEVSPSGKLTETIPQRLEDTPAYLDFPGEFSHVRYAEGLHVGYRWYDSRRIDVAFPFGHGLSYTTFAYGDASAAVVASGDIAVTVPVTNTGDRAGREVVQVYTSLPGGSVQRPVRELKAFASVSLHPGETADVVVTVRRKDLAYWDVRVDEWVVEGGDYVVDVAASSRDIRSSAIVAVEGDPVVLPLSRTSSLAEVFAHPIAGPIVQAAMADMMGAMGGAASVMPEGVDMMEMMGSFPIGRLGMLAGLAPAGDDGQGGISAEMIDGLIAMANAPQQS
- a CDS encoding SpoIIAA family protein, which produces MLTEIPDLPSGAVGFRVGGEVTVDEYRDVVETRIAEAARAGGPIDVVAVIDDVAGFEPGVALRDAALGLRDRHEWGRLAIVSDHEGLAFAVGMLTAFTRLDVRVFAAADEAAAIAWISHTV
- a CDS encoding alpha/beta fold hydrolase; amino-acid sequence: MAYITVATENSVDVELYYTDQGSGQPVVLIHGFPLDGESWGKQQAALLDAGYRVIAYDRRGFGASTKTGTGSDYDTFAADLHALMEDLDLREAVLVGFSMGTGEVARYLSRYGSARVAKAAFLGSLEPYLLKTDDNPDGAGPQEFFDGIAATVREDRYAFIAGFFRDFYNLDDTLGSRISQEAVDASVQTATRAGNTAIAAAPLTWPTDFRADIPQIDVPALILHGTADNILPIDATARRFKQLLPDATYVEIEGAPHGLLWTHGAEVNEALLAFLRS
- the galK gene encoding galactokinase; amino-acid sequence: MTLPAAPARTAATELFTATFGGEPAGTWSAPGRANLIGEHTDYNDGFVLPFAIEHRTHVAARLREDATAIVISTFDGDAVEAPLSDLSALFPARRDEVTEWARYPLGIAWALLDAARRDPRDVPGVELAFASDVPVGAGLSSSAAIEGATASALNDLWQLGLDRVTLAQAGRRAENEAVGAPTGIMDQMASMLGQPDAAIFLDCRSLETQTVDLGFTAAGLDLVVIDTNVKHAHSTGGYRERRAACERAAAAFGVPALRDVSEADLPRLAELVDEVTFRRARHIVTENQRVLDTVQALRETGPRAIGDLLVASHVSMRDDFEISVPELDTAVDAALAAGALGARMTGGGFGGAAIALVEHADVAAVTDAAIAAFAERGFAVPTIFTVTPSAGAARD
- the galT gene encoding galactose-1-phosphate uridylyltransferase, with translation MYFDDPGTTLGAERAADARTLDPRPATATMRRDVLTGDWISVAAARQNRAFMPPAEFDPLAPQTPANPSEIPSRYDVAVFENKSPSFGPALAVAHGDAPAADDAPRGLDDLDAPGLGRTRTSVGRCEVVCFSPEHAGSFGTQSRTRARTVIEAWADRTAALSALPGIEQVFPFENRGEAIGVTLPHPHGQIYAYPYVTPRTTSLLRSIEREGDDLFERILQHERSSDRVILTGEHWTAFVPFAARWPLEVHLLPHRHVPDFAETTDAERDELAPLYLRLLRGIDALYDTPTPYIAAWHQAPVRRGRDVARLHLQLTSPRRAADKLKFLAGSEAAMGAWIGDVPPEAAAERLRAAVQSIPEVTE
- a CDS encoding LacI family DNA-binding transcriptional regulator — its product is MQRRVSMADVAALAGVSGQTVSRVVNDSPRVDPATRARVEVAMADLGYRPHRAARALRTGRTQTLGLVVSTLETVGNFRMLQAVTAAATARGFAVTIVTVGAAGELEDAFERLRDQGVDGAVVLNEATAIARGSTLPADLRLVVVDSAPDGRVSIVQSDHAAGARAATGHLLALGHATVHHLAGPDGSFAASERERGWREALIAAGAPVAEPVRGDWSSASGHVAASAFDADVTAVFAANDQSALGLLRGLAESGRDVPGDVSVVGFDDVADAADYRPPLTTVRQRFDVLGERAVATLVDGLDDARGQVDEAVPTQLVVRASTASPTR
- the galE gene encoding UDP-glucose 4-epimerase GalE; protein product: MSWLVTGGAGYIGAHVVRALAEAGLAPVVIDDLSSGHESFVPEGVPFVRASILDREAVEGALRDNGVEGVIHLAGYKYAGVSVKRPLHTYAQNVEGTRVLLESMAAAGVTNLVFSSSAAVYGTPDVPLVTEDLPKRPASPYGESKLIGEWLIRDQGVATAETDAPLRHTSLRYFNVVGSGDPSVYDTSPHNLFPLVFEALLDGRTPKIFGDDYDTPDGTNVRDYVHVADIAAAHVIAAQRLADGEPVEAAYNLGSQNGLSVKQIMDAMARVTGIDFTPEVSPRRPGDPDRIVATGELAARDLDWQMRYTVDEMVETGWAARRNAG
- a CDS encoding ThuA domain-containing protein encodes the protein MPSKALHALIAVGTGRYADPWHPFAETAAAADEILRADGFDVTVDDDVDHALAHLDDVDLLVVAAGDPWRNAPEGTADPVPYRDAAASAGLARALDAGIGILALHAATASLRDYPQYREAIGGEWTAGTSWHPPIGPATIPVADATHPVTAGLETIELFDELYSDLVVDPGAVVLVKHEIDGVSHPIVWAREQPVRAVVSAFGHDARAYESPTLRTLIRQAARWAASAD
- a CDS encoding glycerate kinase yields the protein MPHTVVIAPDSFKGSIPAAAAAAALSAGWHDERPDDEIRLLPMADGGEGTLDAFAAAVPGAVRMAVAVTGPEGTPVEASWLLLPPTPDAPAGTGVVELASTSGIELLGTPPRLRALDADTRGFGETVAAALAHGVSRLVLGIGSSASTDGGVGMLRALGATFIGADGEPIAPGGRGLDRVVAADLGGLPPLPAGGVQVLSDVTNPLLGRRGAAAVFGPQKGATEADVERLDAGLARFAAVVGADRADPATPGAGAAGGTGFGLLAWGAALVPGSTAVAELIGLRGAVADASVAVTGEGSFDGQSAAGKVPAHVAALAAEAGVPVGLVAGRIADDADVSAFGATASLTALSGSSDAAMGEPARWLRAAGAALARELG